The following are from one region of the Sandaracinus amylolyticus genome:
- a CDS encoding DNA integrity scanning protein DisA nucleotide-binding domain protein yields the protein MPYREDPSALDRRRQQLVRRMRDLEARWTEDFWRDVAPERGLQHPGPEPSIEQMAELAARVSALEALEVRHGAVMLEWSTPGAVRRTAHSVRPDDPADPYAAQIAQVLIRHAAPMAIDVRVRRDHQMMFLELAAALPPGVGRFTLGPETLWHSLRKTLGANEIEIGDANFDGAFLIEGDEAAVRAVLDPPTREALLELGALHRAELEVAPGEARVGTAQVDPTRPSYEGLPPLLTVLRSALRAPLRRLRAT from the coding sequence ATGCCGTACCGGGAGGACCCGAGCGCGCTCGATCGACGGCGCCAGCAGCTGGTGCGGCGGATGCGCGATCTCGAGGCCCGCTGGACCGAGGATTTCTGGCGCGACGTCGCCCCAGAACGAGGACTGCAGCACCCCGGGCCCGAGCCGTCGATCGAGCAGATGGCGGAGCTCGCGGCGCGGGTGTCGGCGCTCGAAGCGCTCGAAGTACGACACGGCGCGGTGATGCTCGAGTGGAGCACGCCCGGCGCGGTGCGTCGGACCGCGCATTCGGTGCGCCCCGACGATCCCGCGGACCCGTACGCGGCGCAGATCGCCCAGGTGCTGATCCGCCATGCCGCGCCGATGGCGATCGACGTGCGGGTCCGGCGCGACCACCAGATGATGTTCTTGGAGCTCGCCGCAGCGCTCCCGCCGGGCGTGGGACGCTTCACGCTCGGGCCCGAGACGCTCTGGCACTCGCTGCGGAAGACGCTCGGTGCGAACGAGATCGAGATCGGCGACGCCAACTTCGATGGCGCGTTCTTGATCGAAGGAGACGAAGCGGCGGTGCGCGCGGTGCTCGATCCGCCGACGCGCGAGGCGCTGCTCGAGCTCGGCGCGCTGCATCGCGCAGAGCTCGAGGTCGCGCCCGGCGAAGCGAGGGTCGGCACCGCGCAGGTCGACCCGACGCGGCCGAGCTACGAGGGGCTCCCGCCGCTCCTCACCGTCCTGCGCAGCGCGCTGCGCGCGCCTCTGCGTCGCCTGCGCGCGACGTGA
- a CDS encoding serine/threonine-protein kinase — MTPGSPSDLVGQTLMGKLRVDRVLGAGGMGTVYEVEHLITRHRRALKVLHAQHGQSHETVARFIREAGVAGTLRTPYVVETYDAGTIEGGGAAYVLMELLRGQSLAALLEDRYELTTGRVCGIACQVLEGLAVAHEAGIVHRDVKPDNLFLVRDEQGRERVKILDFGISKFVHGAPHDYAGTLTGEGTMLGTPYYMSPEQASGAKDVDARTDLYSLGVILYEALAGTRPFDGRTLAALVIRIHKGECEPLRVLAPQLQQGLIDAIMRAMSPDRERRFPSARAMLGALLPYAEGTYVASLDTLREAVAESATMQAPASTPRQPVITPTRIHADRNADPAAVTLDAVADAERRRSAMVARSRGILVATALVMLLVGGAVVWALTSGGGGDASVSAAEPDHPMPPPPPPAAAPPVEPPPAASTSVETTVAIPAVPDVPAIVSPPPDEPPPVTAPSEPTPRTGRTGRTHRTSEPETTTTSSPRPRGAGRAIERDNPY, encoded by the coding sequence GTGACGCCAGGCTCGCCCTCGGATCTCGTCGGACAGACGCTGATGGGCAAGCTCCGCGTCGACCGCGTGCTCGGCGCCGGCGGCATGGGCACCGTGTACGAGGTGGAGCACTTGATCACGCGCCATCGCCGCGCGCTCAAGGTGCTCCACGCGCAGCACGGTCAGTCGCACGAGACGGTCGCGCGGTTCATCCGCGAGGCCGGCGTCGCGGGCACGCTGCGCACGCCGTACGTCGTCGAGACGTACGATGCGGGCACGATCGAGGGCGGCGGCGCGGCGTACGTGCTGATGGAGCTGCTGCGCGGCCAGTCGCTCGCCGCGCTGCTCGAGGATCGCTACGAGCTCACGACGGGACGCGTGTGCGGCATCGCGTGCCAGGTCCTCGAGGGCCTCGCGGTCGCGCACGAAGCGGGCATCGTCCATCGCGACGTGAAGCCCGACAACCTCTTCCTCGTGCGCGACGAGCAGGGTCGCGAGCGCGTGAAGATCCTCGACTTCGGCATCTCGAAGTTCGTGCACGGCGCGCCGCACGACTACGCGGGCACGCTGACGGGCGAGGGCACGATGCTCGGCACGCCCTATTACATGTCGCCCGAGCAGGCATCGGGCGCGAAGGACGTCGACGCGCGCACCGATCTCTACTCGCTGGGCGTGATCCTCTACGAGGCGCTCGCGGGCACGCGACCCTTCGACGGACGCACCCTCGCGGCGCTCGTGATCCGCATCCACAAGGGCGAGTGCGAGCCGCTGCGCGTGCTCGCGCCGCAGCTGCAGCAGGGCCTGATCGACGCGATCATGCGGGCGATGAGCCCCGACCGCGAGCGACGCTTCCCGAGCGCGCGCGCGATGCTCGGCGCGCTGCTCCCGTACGCCGAGGGCACCTACGTCGCGTCGCTCGACACGCTGCGCGAGGCCGTCGCCGAGAGCGCGACGATGCAGGCGCCGGCCTCGACCCCGCGCCAGCCGGTGATCACGCCGACGCGCATCCACGCCGATCGCAACGCGGACCCCGCTGCGGTCACGCTCGACGCGGTCGCCGACGCCGAGCGACGTCGCTCCGCGATGGTGGCGCGCTCGCGCGGCATCCTCGTCGCGACCGCGCTCGTGATGTTGCTCGTCGGCGGCGCGGTGGTGTGGGCGCTGACGAGCGGCGGTGGGGGCGACGCATCCGTGAGCGCGGCCGAGCCCGATCATCCGATGCCTCCGCCGCCTCCTCCGGCGGCCGCACCGCCCGTGGAGCCGCCCCCCGCTGCGTCGACGAGCGTGGAGACGACGGTCGCGATCCCCGCGGTGCCCGACGTGCCCGCGATCGTGTCGCCGCCTCCCGACGAGCCGCCGCCCGTCACGGCTCCGAGCGAGCCCACGCCGCGCACCGGGCGCACCGGACGCACGCATCGCACGAGCGAGCCCGAGACCACGACGACGTCCTCGCCGCGACCGCGCGGCGCCGGTCGCGCGATCGAGCGCGACAACCCCTACTGA
- a CDS encoding PEGA domain-containing protein has product MIRTPRRALILVLVALSVLVLLAPGRAVAQSARDEARTRFSRGVELYDEGRYDAALAEFQRAYDLAPAVAVLFNIAQVHAALGHAVEAVDAFERYLREGGATISPERRADAETELARQRARVSTLVIEANVLGAIVSIDDVDVGTTPLGERVRVSAGERVIAVRAPGHETVTRRVRIAGGAHETVRIELIESASPRASLRVRTTLPGVEILLDDRPLGLTPFDASVQIEAGPHRLVARRPGYRTFEQSFAAPLGSEIPIDVLMERDPHAPAGVLGEIELQLPDAEWTGTIDGVRIPARQRRIEVPIGPHDLHLEVAQRRPVQTRVEVPIASIETVRPALAWTPDAQQSGHAEIDARHVAGVSTIVVGVLLGVAGTAGYVLNQDQWRDIDAEVALVQANCTNISAPECRALHPQFELFEDYQSDINRRRQQYATIDALTITGIALGGALAVTGTILLLTTPSHGDFDRGAAARVDVGVGPGSVALRATF; this is encoded by the coding sequence ATGATCCGGACTCCACGTCGCGCGCTGATCCTCGTCCTGGTCGCGCTCTCCGTCCTCGTGCTGCTCGCTCCCGGTCGCGCCGTCGCGCAGAGCGCCCGCGACGAGGCGCGCACGCGCTTCTCGCGCGGCGTCGAGCTCTACGACGAAGGTCGCTACGACGCCGCGCTCGCCGAGTTCCAGCGCGCCTACGATCTCGCGCCCGCGGTCGCGGTGCTCTTCAACATCGCGCAGGTGCACGCCGCGCTCGGGCACGCGGTCGAGGCGGTCGATGCGTTCGAGCGCTACCTGCGCGAGGGCGGCGCGACGATCTCGCCGGAGCGACGCGCCGACGCCGAGACCGAGCTGGCGCGACAGCGCGCGCGCGTCTCGACGCTCGTGATCGAAGCGAACGTGCTCGGCGCGATCGTGTCGATCGACGACGTCGACGTGGGCACCACGCCGCTCGGCGAGCGGGTGCGCGTGAGCGCGGGCGAGCGCGTGATCGCGGTGCGCGCGCCGGGCCACGAGACCGTGACGCGCCGCGTGCGCATCGCGGGCGGCGCGCACGAGACGGTGCGCATCGAGCTGATCGAGTCCGCGTCGCCGCGCGCGTCGCTGCGCGTGCGGACGACGTTGCCCGGCGTCGAGATCCTCCTCGACGATCGTCCGCTCGGCCTCACGCCCTTCGACGCGAGCGTGCAGATCGAGGCCGGACCGCACCGCCTCGTCGCGCGGCGCCCCGGCTACCGTACGTTCGAGCAGAGCTTCGCGGCGCCGCTGGGATCGGAGATCCCGATCGACGTGCTGATGGAGCGCGATCCCCACGCGCCCGCGGGCGTCCTCGGCGAGATCGAGCTGCAGCTGCCCGACGCGGAGTGGACGGGCACGATCGACGGCGTGCGCATCCCGGCGCGACAGCGGCGCATCGAGGTGCCGATCGGCCCGCACGACCTGCACCTCGAGGTCGCCCAGCGCCGCCCGGTGCAGACGCGCGTCGAGGTCCCGATCGCATCGATCGAGACGGTGCGCCCCGCGCTCGCGTGGACGCCCGACGCGCAGCAGTCGGGGCATGCGGAGATCGACGCGCGGCACGTCGCGGGCGTGAGCACGATCGTCGTCGGCGTGCTGCTCGGCGTCGCGGGGACCGCGGGCTACGTGCTCAACCAGGACCAGTGGCGCGACATCGACGCCGAGGTCGCGCTGGTCCAGGCGAACTGCACGAACATCAGCGCGCCGGAGTGCCGCGCGCTGCACCCGCAGTTCGAGCTCTTCGAGGACTACCAGTCCGACATCAACCGGCGCCGCCAGCAGTACGCGACGATCGACGCGCTGACGATCACCGGCATCGCGCTCGGCGGCGCGCTGGCCGTCACCGGGACGATCCTGCTGCTCACGACGCCCTCTCACGGCGACTTCGATCGCGGTGCAGCGGCGCGCGTCGACGTCGGGGTGGGGCCGGGATCCGTCGCGCTGCGCGCGACGTTCTGA
- the def gene encoding peptide deformylase, whose amino-acid sequence MTIRKIAQIGHPILRERARELTLDEVKSPEIQRFVDDLVETMRDANGAGLAATQVYEPLRICVIEVGENPRYPYKPRIPLTILINPVIEPLSDETFLNYEGCLSVPNIRGRVRRVAHIRVRAWDRHGQPWEREVKGISAGTFQHEVDHLDGRIFIDRVEDPLSFSTWDNFERHHKDAFVAYVKEIVAKYGE is encoded by the coding sequence ATGACCATCCGCAAGATCGCGCAGATCGGCCATCCCATCCTCCGCGAGCGCGCCCGCGAGCTGACGCTCGACGAGGTGAAGAGCCCGGAGATCCAGCGCTTCGTCGACGACCTCGTCGAGACGATGCGCGACGCGAATGGCGCGGGGCTCGCGGCGACGCAGGTCTACGAGCCGCTGCGCATCTGCGTGATCGAGGTCGGCGAGAACCCGCGCTACCCGTACAAACCGCGCATCCCGCTGACGATCCTGATCAACCCGGTGATCGAGCCGCTCTCGGACGAGACGTTCCTCAACTACGAGGGATGCCTCAGCGTGCCGAACATCCGCGGTCGCGTGCGTCGCGTCGCGCACATCCGGGTGCGCGCGTGGGATCGCCACGGACAGCCCTGGGAGCGCGAGGTGAAGGGCATCTCGGCGGGCACGTTCCAGCACGAGGTCGATCACCTCGACGGCAGGATCTTCATCGATCGCGTCGAAGATCCGCTGAGCTTCAGCACGTGGGACAACTTCGAGCGCCACCACAAGGACGCGTTCGTCGCCTACGTGAAGGAGATCGTCGCGAAGTACGGCGAGTGA
- a CDS encoding dual specificity protein phosphatase family protein: MRFGWFQVVLGLLLIGCAGWIGGPAWALTWPALAVIAVGLGYLGLGPGVFGKRDDGTLRTPHFVLLFPYHVVAWMRVKWDAWRRREDAWNEVAPGLYLGRIVGAEGLPPGTRVVVDLTSEFACGAAMRDGRDYHCLPALDTSVPRYSDFARLARAIAAHEGPVYVHCAAGHGRSATFAAALLIARGQAGDVDEAEAKLREARPTVHLHRGQRAMVQRFAEELRARATPSLATA; encoded by the coding sequence ATGCGCTTCGGCTGGTTCCAGGTCGTCCTCGGCCTGCTGCTGATCGGATGCGCGGGCTGGATCGGCGGGCCCGCGTGGGCGCTCACGTGGCCGGCGCTCGCGGTGATCGCGGTGGGGCTCGGCTACCTCGGGCTCGGGCCGGGCGTGTTCGGCAAGCGCGACGACGGAACGCTGCGGACGCCGCACTTCGTGCTGCTCTTCCCCTATCACGTGGTCGCGTGGATGCGCGTGAAGTGGGACGCGTGGCGGCGTCGCGAGGACGCGTGGAACGAGGTCGCGCCGGGGCTCTATCTCGGGCGCATCGTCGGGGCCGAGGGACTGCCGCCGGGCACGCGCGTGGTCGTGGATCTCACGAGCGAGTTCGCGTGCGGCGCGGCGATGCGCGACGGGCGTGACTACCACTGCCTGCCCGCGCTCGACACGTCGGTGCCGCGCTACTCGGACTTCGCGCGGCTGGCGCGCGCGATCGCGGCGCACGAAGGGCCGGTCTACGTGCACTGCGCGGCGGGGCACGGCCGGAGCGCGACGTTCGCGGCGGCGCTGCTCATCGCGCGTGGTCAGGCGGGCGACGTCGACGAGGCCGAGGCGAAGCTGCGCGAGGCGCGACCGACGGTGCACCTGCATCGCGGGCAGCGCGCGATGGTGCAGCGCTTCGCCGAGGAGCTGCGCGCGCGCGCGACGCCGTCTCTCGCGACGGCGTGA
- a CDS encoding aminopeptidase P family protein — translation MLLPRIDTAALVARRARLSTALEGAPALIAAGAPSPRNYRANPWPFRAASHFLYLAGVPIPGAFLLLEGDAATLFVETPDDDDELWHGPSATLADLAAAVGCAVRDASELPRLLAGRRVATLPAIDAPTRERQSELLGRPVRYGALSDDDATLADAVIALRLVHDQAAIRGLREAAEGTTAAHLAGMRATRAGLREHAIRGAMESALLTRGMGTSYQSIVTVHGEVLHNHGYGHELRDGDLLLADVGAETEGGWAGDVTRTWPVSGRFSETQRSMYELVLTANRAAIEKVAPGVRYRDVHLASCRVIARGLVDLGVLRGDPEELVADGVHALFFPHGVGHLIGLDVHDMEDLGDRAGYAPGRTRSTQFGLSYLRLDRDLAPGMAVTIEPGFYVVPAILRDPKLTAIARDRIDHATLERFADVRGIRVEDDVLVTETGSEVLTSAIPKSVRDVEHAVGGG, via the coding sequence ATGCTGCTCCCGCGGATCGACACCGCCGCGCTCGTCGCGCGCAGAGCGCGCCTCTCGACGGCGCTCGAGGGCGCGCCCGCCCTGATCGCCGCCGGCGCGCCGAGCCCTCGCAACTACCGCGCGAACCCCTGGCCGTTCCGCGCCGCGAGCCACTTCCTCTACCTCGCGGGCGTGCCGATCCCCGGCGCGTTCCTGCTGCTCGAGGGCGATGCCGCGACGCTCTTCGTCGAGACGCCCGACGACGACGACGAGCTCTGGCACGGGCCGAGCGCGACGCTGGCGGACCTCGCGGCGGCCGTGGGCTGCGCGGTGCGCGACGCGAGCGAGCTGCCGCGCCTGCTCGCGGGGCGCCGCGTCGCGACGCTGCCGGCGATCGACGCGCCGACGCGCGAGCGACAGAGCGAGCTGCTCGGACGTCCGGTGCGCTACGGCGCGCTCAGCGACGACGACGCGACGCTCGCCGACGCGGTGATCGCGCTGCGTCTGGTGCACGACCAGGCCGCGATCCGCGGGCTGCGCGAGGCGGCCGAGGGCACGACCGCGGCCCACCTCGCGGGCATGCGCGCCACGCGCGCCGGGCTGCGCGAGCACGCGATCCGCGGCGCGATGGAGAGCGCGCTGCTGACGCGCGGGATGGGCACCTCGTACCAGTCGATCGTGACGGTGCACGGCGAGGTGCTGCACAACCACGGGTACGGCCACGAGCTGCGCGACGGTGATCTCCTGCTCGCCGACGTCGGCGCGGAGACCGAGGGCGGCTGGGCCGGAGACGTGACGCGCACCTGGCCGGTGAGCGGTCGGTTCAGCGAGACCCAGCGCTCGATGTACGAGCTCGTGCTCACCGCGAACCGCGCCGCCATCGAGAAGGTCGCGCCCGGTGTTCGTTATCGCGACGTGCACCTCGCGTCGTGCCGCGTGATCGCGCGCGGCCTCGTCGATCTCGGCGTGCTGCGCGGCGATCCCGAGGAGCTCGTCGCGGACGGCGTGCACGCGCTCTTCTTCCCGCACGGCGTGGGGCACCTGATCGGGCTCGACGTGCACGACATGGAGGATCTCGGCGATCGCGCGGGGTACGCGCCGGGACGCACGCGCTCGACGCAATTCGGGCTCTCGTACCTGCGCCTCGATCGCGATCTCGCGCCGGGGATGGCAGTCACGATCGAGCCGGGCTTCTACGTGGTGCCCGCGATCCTGCGCGATCCGAAGCTCACGGCGATCGCGCGCGATCGCATCGATCACGCGACGCTCGAGCGGTTCGCCGACGTGCGCGGCATCCGCGTCGAGGACGACGTGCTGGTGACCGAGACCGGGTCCGAGGTGCTGACGAGCGCGATCCCGAAGTCGGTGCGCGACGTCGAGCACGCGGTGGGCGGAGGCTGA
- a CDS encoding phosphodiester glycosidase family protein — protein MLSGRRPDLPGHLAHAPTAVLVIAVTLVASSAHADCEAEASLSIGVTVQRCTEEGRRWSVVHADLAASDVGVRIARSGERGQTASAWRASVPGAVVAVQGGAFRFPGWDPEGLTIAEGEVWPGSADDGTRAVLALDAEGAGLVVPAVQTAPAESWMRSVVSGVEVVRAGAPITGCEGGGCERRPRTAVGISGDGRTLVIVVVEGWTATSEGVSDPELGALTSEAGAHDAIRIGEGATSALTTAGAVAEIPSSDGALRAAGPFLGIVNRAAGATGLLRSVMELPDHTRLPGGTYRVESTDGRLVAMPRANASAYWQLDIAARTYIVHASLAGYRDECKVCTVPPGYEEWCSFQMTPGSGTAECAAPPRGIDAGVYPIVDAGGIDATAEVDGGSTSRGIGGGCSVSAGARTDWRAAAILAMLATVGAWMRRGRRA, from the coding sequence GTGCTTTCCGGCCGCCGCCCCGACCTCCCGGGACACCTCGCCCACGCGCCCACCGCGGTCCTGGTGATCGCGGTGACGCTGGTGGCGTCGTCGGCGCACGCCGACTGCGAGGCCGAGGCGTCGCTCTCGATCGGCGTCACGGTGCAACGCTGCACCGAGGAAGGGCGGCGCTGGTCGGTGGTGCACGCCGACCTGGCGGCGAGCGACGTCGGAGTGCGCATCGCGCGCAGCGGCGAGCGCGGGCAGACCGCGAGCGCGTGGCGGGCGTCGGTGCCCGGCGCGGTGGTCGCGGTGCAGGGCGGTGCGTTCCGCTTCCCGGGCTGGGATCCCGAGGGCCTCACCATCGCCGAGGGCGAGGTGTGGCCCGGCAGCGCCGACGACGGCACGCGCGCGGTGCTCGCGCTCGACGCGGAGGGCGCGGGCCTGGTCGTTCCCGCGGTCCAGACGGCCCCGGCCGAGAGCTGGATGCGCTCGGTGGTGTCGGGCGTCGAGGTCGTGCGCGCGGGCGCGCCGATCACCGGGTGCGAGGGCGGCGGGTGCGAGCGACGGCCCCGCACCGCGGTCGGCATCTCGGGTGACGGGCGCACCCTGGTGATCGTCGTCGTCGAGGGCTGGACGGCGACCAGCGAGGGCGTGAGCGATCCCGAGCTCGGCGCGCTCACGAGCGAGGCCGGCGCGCACGACGCGATCCGCATCGGCGAGGGCGCGACCAGCGCGCTCACCACCGCGGGCGCGGTCGCGGAGATCCCCTCGAGCGACGGCGCGCTGCGCGCCGCGGGCCCCTTCCTCGGCATCGTGAACCGCGCCGCGGGCGCGACCGGCCTGCTGCGCAGCGTGATGGAGCTCCCCGACCACACGCGCCTGCCCGGCGGGACGTACCGCGTGGAGAGCACCGACGGGCGCCTCGTCGCCATGCCGCGCGCCAACGCCAGCGCGTACTGGCAGCTCGACATCGCGGCGCGCACGTACATCGTCCACGCCTCGCTCGCCGGTTATCGCGACGAATGCAAGGTCTGCACGGTCCCGCCGGGGTACGAGGAGTGGTGCAGCTTCCAGATGACGCCGGGGAGCGGGACCGCGGAGTGCGCCGCGCCGCCGCGCGGGATCGACGCGGGCGTCTATCCGATCGTCGACGCGGGCGGGATCGACGCGACCGCCGAGGTCGACGGTGGATCGACGAGCCGCGGCATCGGCGGCGGGTGCTCGGTGAGCGCCGGTGCGCGCACGGATTGGCGCGCGGCCGCGATCCTCGCGATGCTCGCGACGGTGGGAGCTTGGATGCGACGAGGGAGGCGCGCGTGA
- a CDS encoding sigma-54-dependent Fis family transcriptional regulator: MSATSRIGPGTGVLATDAGGTLVLRRVRVRVASGPDRGAERELDQGTMVVGSHPQADLVLTDSTVSRYHAELALLPAGVRVKDLRSTNGTFVGESRIESVLVPVGSEVRLGRTRVELLPSDVPLPDAPSEATRFGRLVGSSPAMRRLFGQLERVAATDVAVLLHGEPGVGKTEAARAIHDASSRARGPFVVIELGGVPAASVSGAMGSAIGGTLLLERIDEASGVVQDALSAALDRREREGIDVRVLATSRGDPRALVERGALRRDLWFHLASVRVEVPALRDRLEDLPRLVHALLEELGYPELRLGAAELGQLRAQRFDGNVRELRRTIEETLLRSAVPARPSSPPGEQVTDELARMPFKEAKDRLLDAFERGYVAQLLERAGGNLSRAAAEAGLDRNHLARLAKKHNLR, encoded by the coding sequence GTGAGCGCGACGAGCCGGATCGGCCCGGGCACGGGTGTGCTCGCGACGGATGCGGGCGGCACGCTGGTGCTGCGCCGGGTGCGGGTGCGCGTGGCGTCGGGCCCGGATCGCGGGGCCGAGCGCGAGCTCGATCAGGGCACGATGGTGGTGGGCAGCCATCCCCAAGCGGATCTCGTGCTCACCGACAGCACGGTGTCGCGCTACCACGCGGAGCTCGCGCTCCTGCCCGCCGGGGTGCGGGTGAAGGATCTGCGCTCGACGAACGGCACGTTCGTCGGCGAGTCGCGCATCGAGAGCGTGCTGGTGCCGGTGGGCTCGGAGGTGCGGCTCGGCCGCACGCGCGTCGAGCTCTTGCCCTCCGACGTGCCGCTCCCGGATGCGCCTTCCGAGGCGACGCGCTTCGGTCGGCTCGTCGGCTCGAGCCCGGCGATGCGCCGGCTCTTCGGGCAGCTCGAGCGCGTCGCCGCGACCGACGTCGCGGTGCTCCTCCACGGCGAGCCGGGCGTCGGCAAGACCGAGGCGGCGCGCGCGATCCACGACGCGTCGAGCCGCGCCCGCGGGCCCTTCGTGGTCATCGAGCTCGGCGGCGTGCCCGCGGCGTCGGTGAGCGGCGCGATGGGCTCGGCGATCGGGGGCACGCTGCTGCTGGAGCGCATCGACGAGGCGAGCGGCGTGGTGCAGGACGCGCTCTCCGCGGCGCTCGATCGTCGGGAGCGCGAGGGCATCGACGTGCGCGTGCTCGCGACGAGCCGCGGCGATCCGCGCGCGCTGGTCGAGCGGGGCGCGCTGCGTCGCGATCTCTGGTTCCACCTCGCGTCGGTGCGCGTCGAGGTACCGGCGCTGCGCGATCGCCTCGAGGATCTTCCGCGCCTCGTGCACGCGCTGCTCGAGGAGCTCGGGTACCCGGAGCTGCGCCTCGGCGCGGCCGAGCTGGGGCAGCTGCGCGCGCAGCGCTTCGACGGCAACGTGCGCGAGCTGCGCCGGACCATCGAAGAGACGCTGCTGCGGAGCGCGGTGCCGGCGCGCCCGTCGTCGCCCCCGGGCGAGCAGGTGACGGACGAGCTCGCGCGGATGCCGTTCAAGGAGGCGAAGGATCGCCTGCTCGACGCGTTCGAGCGCGGCTACGTCGCGCAGCTGCTGGAGCGAGCGGGCGGGAACCTGAGCCGGGCGGCTGCGGAAGCCGGGCTCGATCGCAACCACCTCGCGCGGTTGGCCAAGAAGCACAACCTGCGCTGA
- the aroB gene encoding 3-dehydroquinate synthase, with the protein MTRAAELESASIFLSGPMGSGKTTVGRALAERLGAPFVDLDARIEAEQGASVRAIFRDRGEPVFRAIEREAAARVASEPGTRVVALGGGTVTDTATRRMLLARGTLVTLHAPPEELARRVAGGDDRPLLASASDSTRVLATILEERAAAYAECHARIDTRGRDASAIADDIVRVARERPVAVALGERSYRVEIGSGVASRLGARLREAGVSGTTVVVGDENVEAPWAANARGYVEGAGLRAAPVTLAPGEQHKTIGSVERIWDAALEAGIDRHGAVVAVGGGVVGDLAAFAASTILRGIVLAQIPTSLLAMVDSSVGGKTGFDRAQGKNLIGSFHQPRTVLCDVDALSTLDRAERIAGLAEVVKSAWIDSEDAVAALERDADALLAGDAEATVRAVRMSVALKARIVAEDEHERGPRALLNLGHTLGHAIEAASGYTMRHGEAVARGMVAAVRVARTLGDARPDDERRMIALLTRLGLPTDPERYLDETALAFVGADKKRKGSDVRFVSPGAAGNVGLRMVAIAELKRIATGG; encoded by the coding sequence ATGACGCGTGCCGCCGAGCTCGAGAGCGCTTCGATCTTCCTCTCCGGGCCGATGGGCAGCGGGAAGACGACGGTCGGGCGCGCGCTCGCGGAGCGGCTCGGGGCGCCGTTCGTCGATCTCGACGCGCGCATCGAGGCCGAGCAGGGCGCGTCGGTGCGCGCGATCTTCCGCGACCGCGGCGAGCCCGTGTTCCGCGCCATCGAGCGCGAGGCCGCGGCCCGCGTCGCGAGCGAGCCGGGCACGCGCGTCGTCGCGCTCGGCGGCGGCACCGTGACCGACACCGCGACCCGCCGGATGCTGCTCGCGCGCGGCACGCTCGTGACCCTGCACGCGCCGCCCGAGGAGCTCGCGCGTCGAGTCGCGGGTGGCGACGATCGGCCGCTGCTCGCGAGCGCGAGCGACAGCACGCGCGTCCTCGCGACGATCCTCGAGGAGCGCGCCGCCGCCTACGCCGAGTGCCACGCGCGCATCGACACCCGGGGTCGCGACGCGAGCGCGATCGCCGACGACATCGTGCGCGTCGCGCGGGAGCGTCCGGTCGCGGTCGCGCTCGGCGAGCGCAGCTACCGCGTCGAGATCGGATCGGGCGTCGCGTCGCGCCTGGGCGCACGGCTGCGCGAGGCCGGGGTGTCGGGCACGACCGTCGTGGTCGGCGACGAGAACGTCGAGGCGCCGTGGGCCGCGAACGCGCGCGGCTACGTGGAGGGCGCGGGGCTGCGCGCGGCGCCGGTGACGCTCGCGCCGGGCGAGCAGCACAAGACGATCGGGTCGGTCGAGCGGATCTGGGACGCGGCGCTCGAGGCGGGGATCGATCGCCACGGCGCGGTGGTCGCGGTCGGCGGCGGCGTGGTGGGCGACCTCGCGGCGTTCGCGGCATCGACGATCCTGCGCGGCATCGTGCTCGCGCAGATCCCGACCTCGCTGCTCGCGATGGTCGACAGCTCGGTCGGCGGCAAGACCGGGTTCGATCGCGCCCAGGGCAAGAACCTGATCGGCTCGTTCCACCAGCCGCGCACCGTGCTCTGCGACGTGGACGCGCTCTCGACGCTCGATCGCGCCGAGCGCATCGCCGGGCTCGCCGAGGTCGTGAAGTCCGCGTGGATCGACTCGGAGGACGCGGTCGCGGCGCTCGAGCGCGACGCCGACGCGCTGCTCGCGGGCGACGCCGAGGCGACGGTGCGCGCGGTGCGGATGTCGGTCGCGCTGAAGGCGCGCATCGTCGCGGAGGACGAGCACGAGCGCGGGCCGCGCGCGCTCCTGAACCTCGGGCACACGCTGGGGCACGCCATCGAGGCCGCGAGCGGGTACACGATGCGCCACGGCGAGGCGGTCGCGCGCGGGATGGTCGCGGCGGTGCGGGTGGCGCGCACGCTGGGCGATGCGCGCCCCGACGACGAGCGGCGGATGATCGCGCTGCTGACGCGCCTCGGCCTGCCGACCGATCCCGAGCGCTACTTGGATGAGACCGCGCTCGCGTTCGTGGGCGCGGACAAGAAGCGCAAGGGCAGTGACGTGCGCTTCGTGTCGCCCGGCGCGGCCGGGAACGTCGGGCTGCGGATGGTCGCGATCGCGGAGCTGAAGCGCATCGCCACCGGCGGCTGA